GGAAGGTAAATTACTATAAGATATAGAATatagatataaatatattaatacgatagatatttaaatacggacaagatggagtgtcagtgcaaaggAACTTCTGTTGCGGAATTCGAACCCGCCGCCTCAAGGGTtctaggcctagtccaccatgctggcccagtgcgggttggtggaccccaacactcACTGGGCCACGGCCAGATGTTTTCAACCTGCTCGAAGGCCTAGGCTttacgactgctgccgaaacagcaacAGACCCATGGCTTAACGTGTCGTCCGTAAAACAATCTAAGTAATGactgaccgtgccatgtgttgcttaagTTCAAtcatcagttacgatcactcaagctagctcgactacggatGCTTAGGtacgagggcgggtcaataagtccgtgactttttGAAGAAAATACTGGTTTTTGGAACATTTTACACTTTGTCCAAAGTTTCTGCAATTTGTTTATCCCTTCCAAAAAATGAGGTTTCTGGAGGTCATCAAAATACCCACCTTGGCCTTCTTTGGCGCCGATTCAACCCGGAAACCCACTGTTTAGACTGCTGTTTGGTCTCTGGTGTGTTGTGGGTTGTGGTGGATCCACGTTTCATCCACGGTTACAAAACGGCGCAAAAACTCGTCCGAATTTCGGTTGAACTACGCCAAACCTTCCTCTGCGAAGTTGTCATTCGATTGCGTTTGTGAGCAAACGCGGCAGCCATCTTGCGGAAAGCTTTTTCATACCCAAGTGATCATTCAAAATTGAAACCACTGAGCCACGTGATATCCCTGTGGCTTCCACTATCCCTCTCACTTTCAATCTCCGATCGGCCAACACCGTGTCGtgaattttttcaatcatttcaGGTGTAGAGACCTCAACTGGGTGCCATGGACGTCCGGCATCTTCCGTACTTGTACGGCCAGAACGGTATTCACTAAACCACTTTTTACCATAGATATTGATGGTGCAGAGTCCCCATAATCTTTATCAAGCTTAGCCTTGGTTTCAGTGATGGTTTTTttcccaaaaaaaaacatgcttAGTGAGCACacgaaattcagttttttccattatgtttttaaatcacgCGGTAGTTGCTTAGAACGGGTGTAAAACACAAACCAAGTGACGTAACTGGTCcaaattttgacagatgtcaacTGACAGTTGCCTGTTGACAGGAGCAGTGTTGTTCTTTCAGTTAAGTGGcgggaaattataaaagtcacggacttattgacccgccctcgtatctattctattctctgtgggggtgtaagtacctgcacctggctctctcgagtggaacctttgtgcatatcgccaaggtctaaactgccttcctaagcttggaccatttcccaccacgctgatccactgcgggttgtttcgttcacatatctagatgtgctaaatctagatatgcagctttcctcacgatgttttccttcaccgtaagagcgatggtattgtaagtacttaagtaagttaaaagaactcattggtacatttCAGCGCCGGTATTCGAACGCGCATCTCTTtggtgagaagcgggcgcttacccgactgagctaccgccAGTCTCAGTCTGACTACGAACGCTTCACGATAgctattattaaaattcaatcTTCCCTATCACCCACCAGACTGGCAGCACTAGCGTTGCGAGCGCActcggcggcgcgcggcgaaTGCTCGCAGCTCGGCGGGATGCTCGCGAGCACGTTCTCCGACCTCGCGCGCACCGCTTCCAGCAGACAGATGCTGAATGCAGGTCGGTTTTGGTCATTAACCACTCACGTCCCGTTGATCCATTGAAGACCAGACAACAGATACGATAGATTTTTACCTTATTGTCTCTCGGGATGTGAGAGATTAACTAATAAGTTATTAGTAATAACATAGTTCTCTGCGGTTTTGGGggatttttatttcatgtcctcAGAACTAAAGTGGCGTAatctaaaaaaactaaaaatgcgtttaaacaaacaaagaaTGCAATTAACTACAGAAATACATTTTCAAGTACTTcaaatacatataggtacaatttatatttttttaagctcTTTTGCAACTGCATATATTATTTCtgtgaaaaatattatgataatttcCTGGTAGAgtcgccactttgtatgcgggAAAATGTAAACTGTCATAGTTTGTGCAAAATATGATACCCGTAACTCCCGTAAGCTTTGTAGCCTTAGGAACACCATCTTACACATATGTTTTTAACATCAATTGGCCTAACCGCTTCCTTCGTTTCCGCAGCAGCGAACGATGCAAACAAGAAGAGGAAACTGTCGAAGAGCCAGAAAGCGAAGATCCAGGCGAAGCAGCGCACAGCCCTGGCGGTGAAGAAGAAGGCAGCCGCcctggccgccgccgccgcctccaaAATCGCTACCCAAGTTTGAATAAGAAACTCTAATTCTATTAACTAAGTTCATCAtacttaaaacattataatctgtaaattttaataagtatctATAGGAAGGTGACAAAAGGACATTGGATTATATTACACATTTTCAAAGTTTTAAGTAATGGGCCAACTGCTTACATATTTCCCTGTAGTCTGTTATGTAAGCATTTGTTTGTGTTTCATTATCGGGGAAGAAATTAGTGGCAGACTGGGATGGattataatatgaataatGTCGAATAAGTATTCGTAGTTAACTATAGAGGCGTgtaaaatgaattattaaaaaatacatttcagatatataaaaaataacaataaactattgtatttaattgtaatgttaagaccttaattttaataagatgtacttaaataaaatcgtTTTGACATTCGCGTTCTTTTTTACCTAAGCATAAATCTTTACTGAAAAATTCGTGTGAAACCCAAACccatacaaataattatatatgctCTGTACTAACTACTGAAATGGGGCTTAAAGGTAAGCATTCCACCTTTTGGTATCATACGCAACGGACACATTTTATGACAATCCATTTGGTTCTATACGTACGATACAAATAAGCGGACGCTTACTATAAGCAGGTAGGTAGTAAATGATAATACATTGTTGTACAAAACTTTAtgttcatttatttctttacaaATTACTTTCATAAGATCAAATTGTTCTTACTTGCATCTATTTGGTCGCATGCACTAAGCTTACATTCTACCCCCTAATTTATACAAAAGTTAAATTCATTACGATAATTTAACAATTCCGATCATTATAcgagttaaataataaacctattaggtacataactaaaggaataactttttatataaataagagGGCTGACCTACAAAAGATAAGTTTCAAAAGATGTCCAGCCAAAACCGTATTTATATACTTTGATCTCTGTGTCTGACACGGCACTTCAGTTGTTCAGCATGCATAGTGCAAGTTTTTTACACCGTCTAAGAATTTAAAAGTAAcagagtcgccacctagcggtacacACAACTACTTTTAACTGCTCGAAAAATGAGAATCTTCTATGTTTGATGATAGTTTCTGTTAGCTGGCGCCACTAAGTACCAGTGCTAAGTTAGTCAAAAATGAAagacatttcaaaattatattctcAGATGGTGTGCAGCTGCTCTACCGTTACCTTAatgctaatataaatattttacataccAGAGGGTTTTTACATAAGAGAATCCATCACTGATGGCACATTTGTTTATGAAATTAAGCAAGAAAGGTGCAGAATGTGTTattactaaatatttatatccaGTAAATCAGTAGCAACAAATAATACTTTGTCGTTATAATGTTTGTGTTGGTATTACTTTATAGTCTGTAGTACTAATTAGCCATTTACATTACAgtttaaattacattaatgCACATTTAAACCttaccatttttattattgcgttatgataacaatttaatttacagaAGTAGACATGTTTTATCAAAAGACGaatcatatttttaatctCACAGGCTGTGTAGAGCGATACACAAAATCAatgacataaataaaaaagtgtatCAATacccgaaaaaaaaacatcagtcTTTTAGGTAAGAGAACTAAAACGAAATCTCATGATTCTATAATACTTGGTGTCATATGTTGTAAAAAGCTGTCTAAAAATAATcttacaaattataatatctatttaCAATTTTGTGATGAAATTACGAtcggaaaaatatttaaaaattatgagttttagtttatttctTAGTATTGCGAAAATTGCGATTTCTGTtatctaaacattgcatcgtcagataaaatattttatttaaaaccaacataatattatgcgtgAAGGAGTATTTTCAAAGATAAAAAATGTgtagttaataaaataattgcgATATCGCGTCTTACCACTATTACTTGGTTAATAAATCAAAAATTAGTTCGAATATAGATGGTAAATATCAATATGTCCAAAACTGAAATGATTCTAAAGCATCTTAgaccaaattttaaaaaaagttcctaACTTATGAAACGAAAAATATTGCGTTTGGTATCTAAGAGTTATTAACTGTGGGTTATGTGTATATGAGTACCTAGTTAAAACaatcatgaaaaaataatactgcTAAACCGTATCGGATTCACTACTAAAACTAGGGAgctaaaatacttaaaaaaaattactaaatgcaatttaaaatatctaaatacTAGGGTGTGGGTATACATTAGGTTCAGATTTGTACGATTATTATACTAAAAATgggttaaatttaaattataatttacatcAATAGCTATATATTGGTCCACCATGGCCAATTTCTAAGAGGTAGGAAACACAAAAGTCAATGACATCCCATATTTTTGGAGTGCCTAAGTTCTTAtgtattcatattttaattttatgctagTATGTACTGCGAACTTTAAGAACGAATTTTagattattcaaaataaagtaACAATTGGTTTTaatcgaaaataaaaaacaatttctAAGTTTTGGAGTCACGTTAAAAGGGTGCgacttaaaatattaaactgtatttttatttattattgcgtTTGTTCATAAGATAGAGATACTGCATTTAATTGTCATGTTAGTATTAAGCGTGATTCGGCTTTATAAGATTAATTTAACGGAAGTACTTCAGAATCGTAAGAAAAACTTGTCTGTATGAAATTATAGATCACTACCACATTTCCCTTGGGGCATTTTCATTTTAGgttcaatatttttcaatgaTGGAGCGACGGCTACTTATCGACGGTTGTCGGTCCAATAGATTGCAGGGCAATACGTTTGCCTATACGTGGTCAtcaatttgtatatttatattttcttgctttatgtttttttgtgaaatGTCGAACACTGATCAATCTCACGAAGTTTTTCCAAGAGCTAgagtttatgtatttttttatgtacaaGAGTTACACAATCTAAAAAAGCgtagttacaaaaatatttactaaccaggaatgtatattattttttccatacatactttttttttccttttacaTATCACTTCATTTGTTTATACTCCGTTcaagaaattattattaaattaaattgtcaTTTTCATTTATCGTCTAATATCTATGCTTCATAGAATTGGGGGTATGAAAGAAGCGTCTAGGAGCAACATATCATCAGATGATACTATTCTTTAAATTACTATTCTTTTTTGTAACTcaatttcatgaaattttgaGATGTGCCTCTTTTATTCTGAGGTTACGAAATATTTCTTGAACGAGGTATAAACAACGCTCATGATTCATGAAAAAGGTATAGTTAAAGGTAAATCACATTTTACATCATTCTATGACTGGGTAATATCTAAAAAGGCTAATTCCTTACGCGAAAGGCACATATTTATTGGTGCTCTATGTTAATACAATGCTCTAACCATTACAAttcctataaaatattatatttcaggGATAGCTACGTCATTTACGCTTGTTTatagtaataattatactgtACTACACACATTAAAAGATTCTGAAaaaattgtaggtataaaaacactcgcttttaaaaaaaccattcattaaaaactttatgACAGCGCGGCAAAATTCTTACTTTTTTCACAGCGTGCAAAGATTCACCCTGCTTTCAGCCAACCTAAAAAACTTGACAGTGTTGCCAGCTGGAAAAATTACCCTTAAAATAAGGAAGTCTTAGCTGTTTGGCGCCAAGTCGCCCCAAGTGCATTGCCAGTTGTAGTTAAACATGGCGGCGTAGGGGTGTTTTCTCTTCTTATGCAGCCGCAGTGATTCTTCTGAGGCATACCAATACTGGGGGAACTTGTCAAAGGGATACTTTTCGGATTCCTTCACGTACGGCTCGTTGGGGTCAGCTGGGGAGAAgaaaaaacattgttttaaCATAAGATAGTGCTATGAGAAACTGGTGTCAGATGCCAGAATTGGTAACAGATGCCAGAGCTGGCAGAAAGTTTAGTCCACTGTCAGTACTGTCCCAAACTGCTATACGAGCCTCCTCAAGTGACGTTACCTGTTCCTTATGTATACGTCCAGCGCACGGTTATTGGCCAAGCCTTTCACAGTGCCTATAAAGGATAATGTGTGACGTCAGCTACTACCCAAACCTTTAGACCGATTTTGACGAAATTTGGCGTGGATGTCGATTAGACTATGGCGCTTGCGCTAATCTATTCAAATGGTAACTTACGCGGCGGCAAACAGTACTGGCAGAATATCCGGCAGAGGATGGCTACTAGCGACACCTATCCACGCTACATGACAACTTACACTCGAAGTACTAGAAACTTCCGACAGATGGCGGTAATTGCGGAAAACTTTGACATCCCGTAACTCTTAAACTACTGGACCGATTTTGACGAAATTTTGCGTGGAGGTCAATTAGACTATGGCGCTTGCACTTACCTACATTGTAACCCAAATTTTCCTCTTTAAAACTTTGTAAAAGACAAAAATGTGACACTTAAGTGGAGGCAAACAGTACTGGCAGAATATCCGATGCCGCTTCCCCGCGTGCGTCTCCAGATGGCGCTTGTGTCGGTTGCGGCGCGTGGACACGTGCGGGCAGCAGGGGCAGGGGATGGCTACTAGCGACACCTATCCACGCTACATGACAAGTCATGCGAGAAGTTACCAGAAACTTCCGATAGATGGCGGTGATTGCAGAAAAGTTTGTCAtctcataacttttgaactaCTGGACCGATTTTGACGAAATTTAGCATACATATAGATTAGACCATGGCGTTTTCGTTAACCTACATTTCATCCCAAATTTCCCTCTATAAAGCCTTCTAAAAGCTATAAATGTATAGAAACTTACGCGGCGGCAAACAGGACTGGCAGAATATCCGATGCCACTTCCCCGCGTGCGTCTCCAGATGGCGCTTGTGTCGGTTGCGGCGCGTGGACACGTGCGGGCAGCAGGGGCAGGGGGCGGCTGCTAGCGACACCTATCCGCGCTACATGACAACTCTTGCGAGAAGTTACCAGAAACTTCCGATAGATGGCGGTAATTGTAGAAAACTTTGACATCTCAAAACTCCTAAAATACTGGACccattttgatgaaatttagCATGGATGTCGACTAGACTATGGCGTTTGCGCTAATCTACATTTCATCCCAAATTTCCCTATATAAAGCTTTCAAAAATCTATGAATGTATAGAAACTTACGTGGAGGCAAACAGTACTGGCAGAATATCCGGTGCCGCTTCCCCGCGTGCGTCTCCAGATGGCGCTTGTGTCGGTTGCGGCGCGTGGACACGTGCGGGCAGCAGGGGCAGGGGATGGCGAGGGCTCGGGGGACCGCGCCGTGGCGCTCCGCCGCGTGTTGGAGGAGGGTGGAAACTACGCGGTAGCCCTGTGGGGGGAGAAGAAGGTAgtttagtataaataaatatgtggggacaactcacacacggccatccgaccccaagctaggcagaacctgtgttatgggtatcggacacctgatatatctacacaagtacatagatagatagatacatattaaatataaatatcaacacccaagacccgagtacaaaatatctgtctttaaacaaatatctgccccagccgggaatcgaacccgggaccttcggcagtCAGGACCACTACGCTATTCGAACGTCTTAGCTTTGACAGGAAATAAAAGAAATGGCTATATTGGCAACACTATCCTGCCTGGTTGATGGAGCCTAAAGGAAGCCGATAGTGCCTGGATGACAAGTTATCTCCATCTCCACTACCTCCACACCGGGGAGATAACACaacatatatacctaccttaaaGCAGTGTTCGCAGCGGAACGGGAAGCTCTTCCACTTGGGGTTCTTCTTGCGGCTGAAGGACATCTTGTACGGCTCCTCGGGGAACCAGTCCGCGGGGTCCAGCTCCATCTCCACCAGCTCCACGCCTGGGAGATAGGAATACAACATGAATAGATTTGTTGCCCAAATATAGGGTGTCCCTAAAGTTAACGTCTTAAATGCCTTAAAAGGCTGATATTCCAGCTCAGGAGTGActcattattacttacatgaatgtataatatttagattaaaattattactatactctttacaattttttatattacatGAATAGGTCAGAATGTTCCAGTGCGGGGAGAAGTCTAGCAGAGGATGATTAGTGATTACTGACTGACGATGATACTAAGTTTTGCTTTCGTCCTGCTTCTATTGAACGTGCGAGTGAGAAGGAAACGTTTTGCAACGCGACGTCGCATCGTGTAAATGTGTTGGTGCCCTTACAGCCCGTTCACACTAAGCGTAAGTCGCATATGACTAAAAGTGGAACGCTCTGGTTTATATCAAAAATCGCGTCTCATCTAATGTGAACAGCTCCATACAAAGTGTATGGTGACCACTGACCAGACAGAGCATTCGACTTTTAGTCATATGCGACTTACGACTAGTGTGAACGGGCTGTTACAGAATGTAGGGGATGACTCGTGGATAGTGAAGGAAACCGCGTGTTGATGATACTGGATACTAGTTTATTGTTGCTACCACCACCCCCGACACTGCGCCATCTAGCAGGATTTATAGGAACTTAATAATGGGTTTATAGATAACGCTGTGTTGTGTTTACATAGGAAACTAAGTACATAGTTAAACCTTCTAATTTATAGATAACACAGTTAACAAGAACTCTATCACATACCAGGAGGCACTTTAATCTGCGGCACGATGGTGAGTTGCGGCGGCCGCTTCGGCGTCACCTGCTCTTGGGTGGCGCCGTTGGTCGCGGGCGGCGCGTTGGCGCTGGCCAGCAGACCCGTCAGGATCATGTTCTGTGCCTGGTGGGAGATGGTTGTTGTATAGTGCGGTTTGTGGAAGTTGTTTGTTATATTTTGCATGTTATctagtacctagttataatTGTTTCGTAAGCTActacagaagggctagcacgagGCGCAATTaagatgtgacaaaagttttgcatcgtacttcgcgcagcctcaagagcgagcgcaacggacaacttttgtcacgtcttaaatgcgccctgtgctagcccttcaggtaGGCTTAAGTAAACAAATACAAGTTGACTACTGGGTGCATGTTTTAGGTATGTCACTTGACGAATTCTAATGAGTGATCCACATTACCAATATGCCAAGAATTACCGTGGTAATGGACATTAATCGTAGGTGTAAATTGATGACAATTAGTAGTGTGGCCCACTGCTGCATGGCAAGAAAACTGAAGATGCttgaaattattatgtcatgatttggtatttatttaataaaaaaagataattaAGGGTCACAGATAGTTTCAATTAACATCTTTGTTTCGTGACTCGACTTTGTATGGACCCTGTATTGTTAACCTGAGTTTAAAGTTTCTTCAGGCAAATGTACATTAGGCAGCTAGTTTAGACAAACAAAGGTTCCACATGCAAGGACCTCCAAAAAGAACATAATATAGGATTGGTTTTTGCAACTTACCGGAGTTAAAGTAGCTAACGGTGCCATACCAGATACATTTATCATAGCACCCTCTTGCTTAGGCTTCCGTTTGTATCCTTTCGGTGGCCCTCTCTTCTTAGCTACTTCTCCGTTTTTCTTATACCGCACAATACCACCTCCGGAGTCGAACACAGCTTTCTGTGGCGATGTGCGACCACCCTTGAATGGTGTCATTGGCAGCTTTGCTGGTAACGAGTACCGTTTCAATGGATTGTAATTACCATTGCCGTTTGCAGTGATGGTTAATGGATTGGCTAAATTTAAGGGATTGTTGACAAACATTGGCAGCGTTGACGTCGGTGGTGAAGGGAATATTGACAGTGACTTTGGGATGTTGAATGCTGGTATCTTGTATACTTGTAGGTTGATGCCTGAGTTGAATGCCATCTTGGGGCGCTTGGCGGTGGGTTCGTGTTCGTCATCGCTATCGGACTGTTGGCTGGCCGAGTCCAACGGGTCCTTGTCATTAGAGAATGTGTCATTCAGCCCTGAGTCTGATTCTTGTACACAAAACATCTGAAAGAGTGATAAAATAGAGTTTATTAAATTGTAAAGTGGTAGAGGTTATTGACATAGCGTAGTAGAGGTCCTCTAAAAACTACAAAACAATACCGATTATTATGTATCTGCTTAAATAAATCTACAATATTTTGAGAATACagaaaatctaatttactagtattattgtatgtttttttgtgtgtgCATGTAATATTTATCCTGGCATTCTCACCACTATTtcgtttaattaattaaaccaaAATAATCCTAAAAAActaacatttataatatcagTTGCTCAGGACAATAATTGTTCTGTTTCAAGTTATTTGACTGACATTCGGAAATGAAGCCTATAGGACTGGACTTTTACCAACATTAATCATAGTGATCCTTTTAAGATGCATTTTTACATGTTTAGGATATATAAGGATAGATAATTGGAGCAGTGTAAATGTATTTAACAGCTAGATTGGgtattaaataacataataataaggtttattttgtatttatttgatactaaAGCAACTATAAATACAATGATCAGGTTAGTAAATTTGTCTTTGACTACAGggagaaagaaaataaactttgttagGCATTACATAGGAAAAGtactgatatttatttatatttttgtcatGTAGGtgttatttcacaaaaaccgttatctacctacatagttGAATAGTTGATACTGAAAGAATAGGCAGCAAAATAAGTTAATACGTTAAATTTCTATAGCCTAGGGAATAGTATTATGGATAAATTGTATCTAGATGTTTCGGATTACTGAAACAGTTATCGAATAGTCCAACATAGGAGTGTAAAGTAATACAAATTACTTGCAACAAAAGAGTAAAAGTCGAACGCAAAATGCCACCAAACAATGACTTACGATTGTTTAATTATTACGCCAGCAAACAAACATCAGTTATATCCAAAGATTCCGTTTCAAGCTCACCAGGAAGTCCGGCGATTGTATAATAATCTTAAAATCTCAGAAAATAACTGCACATGCCACTAACTATAAAAATGAGTACCAAACGCGTAGTGAATTCACTAATTAAATACTACTAGTTGGCAgattatgaataaaaataccaCGATTCACTGCTATTCACACTGGATATAAGAGATTTATTATATACATGGTTCAACTTACTTTGTAAATTGTTCatttaattgattttaaagaaaatacaaacgattttaaaataataaaaggttATATTTTCGGGTAATAAACAAGATGGAAtatca
The Plutella xylostella chromosome 24, ilPluXylo3.1, whole genome shotgun sequence DNA segment above includes these coding regions:
- the LOC105392623 gene encoding uncharacterized protein LOC105392623, whose product is MFCVQESDSGLNDTFSNDKDPLDSASQQSDSDDEHEPTAKRPKMAFNSGINLQVYKIPAFNIPKSLSIFPSPPTSTLPMFVNNPLNLANPLTITANGNGNYNPLKRYSLPAKLPMTPFKGGRTSPQKAVFDSGGGIVRYKKNGEVAKKRGPPKGYKRKPKQEGAMINVSGMAPLATLTPAQNMILTGLLASANAPPATNGATQEQVTPKRPPQLTIVPQIKVPPGVELVEMELDPADWFPEEPYKMSFSRKKNPKWKSFPFRCEHCFKGYRVVSTLLQHAAERHGAVPRALAIPCPCCPHVSTRRNRHKRHLETHAGKRHRIFCQYCLPPPDPNEPYVKESEKYPFDKFPQYWYASEESLRLHKKRKHPYAAMFNYNWQCTWGDLAPNS